In Phormidium yuhuli AB48, one genomic interval encodes:
- a CDS encoding bifunctional serine/threonine-protein kinase/formylglycine-generating enzyme family protein has translation MEKLTKEMYRSLKGETIHNNYYLSKVLGIGGFGCVFAAQERVGDTRLRDLAVKLILNEGLEPDHHHPANTLNQSTQLRDDSPGPGDSSDVRDPSRDNQRKTQTKYQPLNELMQATQLDHSHLIRTYTAGHCQLKGKDFFYLLMEKGDCSLQDRTQKQLLSPSETRILIHHVAGGLAYLHSQGKVHRDLKPANILWVNSSWKLSDFGLVRSLDLDSKSYLKTNESYGTYAYMPPEAFDSTISPDWDIWSLGIIVVTALTGQLPYQFTDTNQLMKQVMLGNRQLPPLPRLPQDLKVLIEGCLCPNRRERWKAQQILDYLNGETVMFTPRESEPEPKKTTQVEVIARLNNQNATFEPFEFETVKLEVVSSFWKSKEIAVERQSGKRRQWVQPLLDDVTLEMVEIPPGSFLMGAPQGEEQAENDEYPQHWVTIPPFLMGKYLITQAQWRIVAQLPQIHRPLELEPSWFRGDTFPVEQISWYDSIEFCARLSHATGRDYRLPSEAEWEYACRAGTTTPFSCGHTLSTDLANYDGTSTYGLGQPGLHRKATSLVGSFPPNPFGLYDMHGNLREWCLDDWRESYLNVPNNGDPYLSHKNPPQSCDHGQGDWSQMLKGVHDKLLRGGSWHSVAKECRSAYRQWFAPQNRSSSIGFRICCSPITPSED, from the coding sequence ATGGAAAAACTCACTAAAGAAATGTATAGGAGTCTCAAAGGAGAGACGATTCATAATAACTACTATCTCAGTAAGGTCTTGGGCATCGGTGGGTTTGGGTGCGTATTTGCCGCCCAGGAGCGCGTAGGGGACACCCGATTGCGAGACCTAGCAGTGAAGCTGATTCTTAATGAAGGCCTTGAACCGGATCATCATCACCCAGCTAATACCTTAAACCAGTCCACCCAACTTCGCGATGACTCTCCCGGGCCCGGTGATAGCAGCGACGTGAGGGACCCGAGCCGCGATAATCAGCGGAAGACCCAGACCAAGTATCAGCCTCTTAATGAGTTAATGCAAGCTACCCAGCTTGACCATAGCCATCTAATTCGCACCTACACCGCCGGACATTGCCAATTAAAAGGTAAAGACTTCTTCTATCTGTTAATGGAGAAGGGGGACTGCTCTCTACAGGATAGAACACAAAAACAGCTCCTATCCCCAAGTGAAACTCGAATCTTGATTCATCACGTTGCAGGGGGGCTAGCCTATCTGCATAGCCAGGGGAAAGTACATCGGGACTTAAAACCAGCGAATATCCTTTGGGTCAATTCATCCTGGAAACTCTCAGATTTTGGTTTGGTTCGTAGTTTAGACCTAGACTCTAAGAGTTATCTAAAAACGAATGAGTCTTATGGAACCTACGCCTATATGCCTCCAGAAGCCTTTGACAGCACCATCTCCCCCGATTGGGATATCTGGTCTTTGGGCATCATCGTCGTGACGGCCCTAACTGGCCAACTTCCCTATCAGTTCACGGATACCAACCAACTCATGAAGCAGGTTATGCTGGGAAATCGGCAACTTCCCCCATTGCCCAGATTACCGCAAGACCTAAAAGTTTTGATTGAAGGCTGTTTGTGCCCAAATCGGCGAGAACGCTGGAAAGCCCAACAGATTCTTGACTATCTCAATGGTGAAACCGTGATGTTCACTCCCCGAGAGTCTGAACCTGAACCCAAAAAGACGACCCAAGTCGAGGTTATTGCTCGTCTCAACAATCAGAACGCAACCTTCGAACCCTTTGAATTTGAAACCGTGAAACTAGAGGTTGTCAGTTCGTTCTGGAAATCGAAAGAAATCGCTGTGGAACGCCAGTCTGGGAAACGTAGGCAATGGGTTCAACCTCTCCTTGATGATGTCACCCTAGAGATGGTGGAAATTCCCCCAGGCAGTTTCCTCATGGGGGCCCCCCAAGGAGAAGAACAGGCAGAAAATGATGAATATCCTCAGCATTGGGTCACCATCCCCCCTTTTCTAATGGGGAAATACCTCATCACCCAGGCCCAGTGGCGTATTGTGGCTCAGTTGCCCCAAATCCATCGCCCCCTGGAACTTGAGCCATCCTGGTTCCGGGGAGATACATTCCCCGTCGAACAAATCTCCTGGTATGACAGCATCGAGTTTTGCGCCCGTTTGAGTCACGCCACCGGACGAGACTATCGTCTCCCCAGCGAAGCAGAATGGGAATATGCCTGTCGTGCCGGAACGACAACCCCCTTTTCCTGTGGACATACCCTCTCAACCGACTTAGCCAACTATGACGGTACCTCCACCTACGGCTTAGGCCAACCGGGATTACACCGCAAAGCCACCAGCCTTGTGGGTAGTTTTCCCCCTAACCCGTTTGGCCTTTACGATATGCACGGCAACCTCCGTGAATGGTGTTTAGATGATTGGCGTGAGAGTTATCTAAATGTTCCGAATAATGGAGACCCCTATTTATCCCACAAGAATCCCCCACAAAGCTGCGACCATGGGCAAGGGGACTGGTCTCAGATGCTTAAAGGGGTCCATGACAAGCTGCTGCGAGGCGGTTCATGGCATAGCGTTGCCAAGGAGTGTCGTTCTGCCTACCGACAGTGGTTTGCCCCGCAAAATCGCAGCAGCAGCATCGGGTTCCGGATTTGTTGTTCTCCCATTACCCCATCTGAAGACTAG
- a CDS encoding aspartate aminotransferase produces the protein MVLDWISPAERVQALPPYVFARLDELKARAREQGLDLIDLGMGNPDGSTPQPVIDSAIKALQNPANHGYPPFEGTGSFRQTITDWYYRRYTVKLDPDGEALPLLGSKEGLSHLALAYLNPGDLVLVPSPAYPAHFRGPLIAGAQVYGIPLSAENDWLIDLSQIPDEVADSAKMLYFNYPNNPTGATAPREFFEEIVAFARRHSILLVHDLCYAELAFDGYQPTSLLEIEGAKEIGVEFHTLSKTYNMAGWRVGFVVGNRHVIQGLRTLKTNLDYGIFSALQCAAETALELPEVYLEQVQQRYSRRRDFLIEGLGRLGWTVRKPLATMYLWVECPPGMGSTDFALTVLQQTGVVVTPGNAFGKGGEGYVRVSLIAECDRLQTALDRLEAAGIRYE, from the coding sequence ATGGTACTGGATTGGATTAGCCCTGCGGAGCGGGTGCAAGCATTACCCCCCTATGTTTTTGCGCGTCTTGATGAGTTAAAGGCCCGTGCGCGAGAACAGGGTCTGGATTTGATTGATTTGGGGATGGGCAATCCCGACGGGTCCACCCCCCAACCGGTCATTGACTCAGCCATCAAGGCCCTACAAAATCCAGCCAATCATGGCTATCCTCCCTTTGAAGGAACCGGCAGTTTCCGGCAGACTATCACCGACTGGTATTACCGCCGTTATACCGTGAAACTTGACCCCGACGGGGAGGCCTTGCCCTTATTGGGGTCGAAGGAGGGATTGTCCCATTTAGCCTTAGCCTATCTCAATCCCGGTGATTTAGTCTTAGTTCCCAGTCCCGCCTATCCGGCCCATTTTCGCGGGCCGTTAATTGCTGGGGCCCAGGTCTATGGGATTCCCCTTTCAGCGGAGAATGACTGGCTGATTGATTTGAGTCAGATTCCCGACGAAGTGGCGGACTCGGCGAAAATGCTCTATTTCAACTATCCCAATAATCCCACAGGGGCAACAGCACCCAGGGAGTTTTTTGAGGAGATTGTGGCCTTTGCCCGCCGTCACTCGATTTTATTAGTCCATGACTTGTGTTATGCCGAGTTAGCCTTTGATGGCTATCAACCCACCAGTTTATTGGAAATTGAGGGGGCGAAGGAGATTGGCGTGGAGTTCCACACTCTCTCGAAGACCTATAATATGGCCGGTTGGCGCGTGGGGTTTGTGGTGGGGAACCGCCATGTGATTCAGGGTTTACGGACTCTGAAGACGAATTTGGATTATGGGATTTTCTCGGCGTTGCAATGTGCAGCGGAGACAGCATTAGAGTTGCCGGAAGTTTATTTGGAACAGGTGCAGCAACGCTACAGCCGCCGCCGCGATTTCTTGATTGAGGGGTTGGGCCGTTTGGGCTGGACGGTTCGTAAACCTCTGGCGACGATGTATTTATGGGTGGAATGTCCCCCTGGTATGGGATCGACGGATTTTGCCCTGACGGTGTTGCAACAGACGGGGGTGGTGGTTACGCCGGGGAATGCCTTTGGGAAAGGCGGTGAGGGCTATGTGCGTGTTAGTTTAATTGCCGAGTGCGATCGCCTCCAAACAGCCTTAGATCGCCTAGAAGCCGCCGGAATCCGTTATGAGTAG
- a CDS encoding M23 family metallopeptidase: MLPRRFLLFTLSLLTSLLVTAACQGTQSPQASQQPDLAPHEIVGPPDPDWRQFIPPIDCTLGEDCFTLLYVDRDPSDNAKDFACGRQTYDGHNGTDFAIPDKVAMEEGVAVIAAADGQVLRLRDGEPDRRLRTAEDIAAVEEQARECGNGLVMDHGDGWETQYCHLKQNSLVVEPGQQVAQGETLGLVGLSGKTTFPHVHITVRYQGDVVDPFVGVTDETGCNVERRPLWEDPLGYEPTGVLSAGFAAEDLSLDRFWQGYFNGVTLSEDIPLIYFWVHGYGILQGDVEHFRLLDPEGTVITDYEMTAERSNLNWYNAVGKRNTAQRPILPGTWRGEYELRRGDEVIVSLERETEVQEVR; encoded by the coding sequence ATGCTTCCCCGACGATTCCTCCTCTTCACCCTCTCCCTTCTCACCAGTCTCCTAGTCACCGCCGCCTGTCAAGGGACCCAGTCCCCCCAGGCCAGTCAGCAACCGGACTTAGCCCCCCATGAAATCGTCGGGCCCCCCGACCCAGACTGGAGACAATTCATCCCTCCCATTGATTGCACCTTGGGCGAAGACTGTTTCACCCTTCTCTACGTAGACCGAGACCCCAGCGACAACGCCAAAGACTTCGCCTGCGGCCGCCAAACCTATGACGGTCATAACGGCACCGATTTTGCCATTCCCGACAAAGTGGCCATGGAAGAAGGAGTGGCCGTCATCGCCGCCGCCGATGGACAAGTGTTGCGATTACGAGATGGCGAACCCGACCGCCGCCTCAGAACCGCTGAGGATATCGCCGCCGTCGAGGAACAGGCACGAGAATGTGGCAATGGCTTAGTCATGGACCACGGCGATGGTTGGGAAACCCAATATTGTCATCTCAAGCAGAATAGTCTTGTCGTTGAACCGGGTCAACAGGTGGCCCAGGGGGAAACCTTAGGGTTAGTGGGACTTTCAGGGAAAACCACCTTTCCTCATGTTCATATCACAGTTCGCTATCAAGGAGATGTGGTTGACCCCTTTGTCGGTGTCACCGATGAAACAGGGTGCAACGTGGAACGTCGTCCCCTCTGGGAAGACCCCCTCGGTTACGAACCCACGGGGGTTTTAAGTGCGGGCTTTGCCGCAGAAGACTTATCTCTTGACCGGTTCTGGCAGGGATATTTTAATGGTGTGACCTTGTCTGAGGATATCCCGCTGATTTATTTCTGGGTCCATGGCTACGGCATCTTGCAGGGAGATGTAGAACATTTCCGACTCCTTGACCCAGAAGGAACGGTGATTACAGACTATGAAATGACCGCTGAGCGATCGAATCTCAACTGGTATAATGCCGTGGGCAAACGCAATACAGCCCAGCGACCGATTTTACCAGGAACCTGGCGTGGGGAGTATGAACTACGCCGGGGGGACGAGGTGATTGTATCTCTCGAACGGGAAACTGAGGTACAGGAAGTACGTTAG
- a CDS encoding glutathione S-transferase family protein has translation MSTSPLSWSELDALTDKEPDRVNGPTNPQARLRLFGQDEAAVQVTLYRDHHAWCPYCQKVWLWLEEKQIPYRIEKVTMFCYGQKERWYKQKVPSGMLPAVELKGRLITESDDILLALEEEFGPLEFSMGDRQVLPLRQLERILFRAWCMWLCRPSLSERQDRNAREQFIEVVQEVEAALARTPGPYFLPEFSTADVVFTPYVERMNASLFYYKGYSLREENPRLSDWFDGLERRSTYRGTQSDFHTHVHDLPPQMGGCWANNTPQTELNQIRVDRGPWFGLPDVAYPEPETSRSEALRRVLKHRQTLIDVNPAPDEQFETALRCALTHLMTGEDCPPPGGSEVGLRYLRDRISVPRDMSIYAAKRLRQSLEATAALSGPAQGPKIPVRHRRDQDPANFLAR, from the coding sequence ATGTCCACATCCCCCTTAAGCTGGTCAGAACTAGACGCCCTCACGGATAAGGAACCGGATCGAGTTAACGGACCGACCAACCCCCAGGCCCGATTACGATTGTTTGGCCAGGATGAAGCGGCGGTACAGGTCACCCTCTATCGGGATCATCATGCTTGGTGTCCCTATTGTCAAAAAGTTTGGTTGTGGTTGGAAGAGAAACAAATCCCCTACCGCATCGAAAAAGTCACCATGTTCTGTTATGGACAGAAAGAACGCTGGTATAAACAGAAAGTGCCCTCGGGGATGCTGCCAGCGGTGGAACTTAAGGGTCGGTTGATTACAGAAAGCGATGATATTTTACTCGCGTTAGAAGAGGAATTTGGCCCGCTAGAGTTTTCCATGGGCGATCGCCAAGTTTTGCCCCTACGACAATTAGAACGAATCCTCTTTCGGGCCTGGTGTATGTGGCTCTGTCGTCCCAGTCTCTCAGAGCGTCAAGACCGTAACGCCCGTGAACAGTTTATCGAAGTTGTCCAAGAGGTAGAAGCGGCTCTAGCACGAACCCCTGGCCCCTACTTTTTGCCGGAATTTAGCACGGCTGATGTGGTGTTTACGCCCTATGTGGAACGGATGAATGCCAGTCTATTTTACTACAAAGGCTATTCCTTACGGGAAGAAAACCCTCGCCTCTCGGACTGGTTTGATGGCTTAGAACGCCGGTCAACCTATCGGGGAACTCAGAGCGATTTCCATACCCATGTTCATGATTTACCACCTCAAATGGGAGGCTGTTGGGCGAATAATACCCCACAAACAGAACTGAATCAAATTCGTGTTGATCGCGGTCCTTGGTTTGGCCTTCCCGATGTCGCCTATCCCGAACCGGAAACCTCTCGTTCTGAAGCCTTGCGGCGCGTGTTGAAACATCGCCAGACCTTAATTGACGTCAATCCCGCTCCCGATGAGCAATTTGAGACGGCCTTGCGTTGTGCGTTGACTCATTTAATGACTGGGGAGGATTGTCCACCGCCAGGGGGAAGCGAGGTAGGGTTACGCTATCTGCGCGATCGCATCAGTGTCCCGCGAGATATGTCGATTTACGCTGCTAAGCGGCTGCGCCAATCCTTGGAAGCCACCGCCGCCTTAAGCGGGCCGGCTCAAGGTCCAAAAATTCCTGTGCGACATCGCCGCGACCAAGACCCGGCTAACTTTCTTGCCCGATAA
- a CDS encoding FHA domain-containing protein — MTDLYPYFSIQSPKGDSDKFVLQDTYYTIGRLPENDIPLSEDPNSRITRVKHCLLEREGGQWWVTDDSRNGIVVHYPNSAPEPVNCRTVALDPGCVIEIHGWKLEFHDPNPTAEPTRAPNRLKVTPDFVYKVSQATLFYQEGRVRSPIHPRPKVNLMLGYMAQRNLNQGEPVLCSYDELIEAVWGEDDSLGRTPADVNILARGIRILLEQNGSKTPKTQLETKKGQGYLLRISCEP, encoded by the coding sequence ATGACTGACCTTTATCCCTACTTTTCAATTCAATCTCCCAAGGGAGACTCAGACAAGTTTGTCCTACAGGACACCTACTATACCATTGGGCGACTTCCAGAAAACGATATCCCCTTATCCGAAGACCCCAACTCTCGTATCACCCGAGTCAAACATTGTCTACTAGAGCGAGAAGGGGGTCAATGGTGGGTTACAGACGATAGCCGCAATGGAATTGTGGTTCATTACCCCAATTCTGCCCCAGAACCCGTCAACTGTCGTACCGTTGCCTTAGATCCCGGTTGTGTTATCGAAATTCATGGCTGGAAACTAGAATTTCACGATCCTAACCCCACCGCTGAACCCACCCGAGCACCCAATCGTCTCAAAGTCACCCCAGACTTCGTCTATAAAGTCTCCCAGGCCACCCTATTCTATCAAGAAGGGAGGGTGCGATCGCCCATTCACCCCCGTCCCAAAGTCAACCTAATGCTGGGTTACATGGCTCAACGCAACCTCAACCAAGGGGAACCCGTACTCTGCTCCTATGACGAGCTAATTGAAGCAGTCTGGGGTGAAGATGACAGCCTCGGACGGACTCCCGCTGATGTCAATATCTTAGCCCGTGGAATTCGCATCTTACTAGAGCAAAATGGTTCAAAAACCCCTAAAACTCAACTAGAGACCAAAAAAGGACAAGGCTATCTCCTGAGAATTAGCTGCGAACCCTAA
- a CDS encoding iron-containing alcohol dehydrogenase family protein codes for MSDSLTQTASPSVTLNVAPAQTVRGENILPEAAQRIAHLGQRPFLVAGDRTLNLAKDEIEPHLTQNQLTPSTHSYGRDCDEADLERLKTALHQHQADVVIGIGGGKALDSAKLLAYRCQIPVVTIPTSAATCAAWTALSNVYTPEGAFRYDVPLPLCPNLLVLDYSLIRTAPRRTLVAGIGDALAKWYEASVSSGSSDQTLIVAAVQQARVLRDLLLQKSAAALAEPGSPVWREVVDASVLLAGVIGGLGGAQCRTVAAHAVHNALTHLEDCHHTIHGEKVAYGILVQLRLEEIVQHNQLAATARQQLLSFYREIGLPQTLADLGLGDISLGQLQQAAEFACGPNSDIHHLPFPVEPAQVMAAMVSTTVGYSLAATADV; via the coding sequence ATGTCGGACTCACTCACTCAAACCGCCAGCCCTTCCGTCACCCTCAACGTTGCCCCCGCCCAAACCGTGCGGGGCGAGAACATCCTGCCCGAAGCCGCCCAACGCATCGCCCACCTAGGACAGCGGCCCTTTCTCGTCGCGGGCGATCGCACCCTCAACCTCGCCAAAGACGAAATCGAACCCCACCTCACTCAAAACCAGCTTACCCCATCGACCCACTCCTACGGTCGCGACTGTGACGAAGCGGACCTCGAACGCCTCAAAACCGCCCTACACCAACACCAAGCCGATGTCGTGATTGGCATTGGCGGCGGCAAAGCCCTAGACAGCGCCAAACTCCTCGCCTATCGCTGTCAAATTCCCGTCGTCACCATTCCCACCTCAGCCGCCACCTGTGCCGCCTGGACTGCCCTCTCCAACGTCTACACCCCCGAGGGAGCCTTTCGCTACGATGTCCCCCTGCCCCTTTGCCCCAACCTCCTCGTTCTCGACTACTCCCTGATTCGCACCGCCCCCCGACGCACCCTCGTCGCTGGGATTGGCGACGCCCTCGCCAAATGGTACGAAGCCTCCGTCAGTAGCGGCAGTTCCGACCAAACCCTCATCGTCGCCGCCGTACAACAGGCCCGCGTCTTACGGGACCTACTCCTGCAAAAATCCGCCGCCGCCCTCGCCGAACCCGGTAGCCCCGTCTGGCGGGAAGTGGTCGATGCCAGCGTTCTCCTAGCCGGGGTCATTGGCGGCTTAGGAGGGGCCCAATGTCGCACCGTCGCCGCCCATGCCGTCCATAACGCCCTCACCCATCTAGAGGACTGCCACCATACCATTCACGGCGAAAAAGTCGCCTATGGCATTCTCGTCCAACTACGACTCGAAGAAATTGTCCAACATAACCAACTCGCCGCCACCGCCCGTCAGCAATTATTAAGCTTCTACCGCGAGATTGGTCTCCCCCAAACTCTGGCAGACTTAGGCTTAGGCGACATTTCCCTAGGCCAACTCCAACAAGCCGCCGAATTTGCCTGTGGTCCCAACTCTGACATTCATCATCTACCCTTCCCCGTCGAACCCGCCCAAGTCATGGCGGCGATGGTGTCTACCACAGTAGGGTATTCTCTGGCTGCCACCGCTGACGTATAA
- a CDS encoding DNA adenine methylase: protein MPTLKSIRTPLRYPGGKSKALRQIFAKFPPGFDAYREPFVGGGSVFIKLKKRQPDLPIWINDLNPDVYCFWTCAQSHLTEFTQEVRRIKETRQDGRELFQDLGTVDVNQLSELERAIRFFVLNRITFSGTIEAGGYSQKSFEQRFTDSSIDRLSALAPVLEGVKITNLDFSDVVEANTESGGDNRTFIFLDPPYLSATKSKLYGKRGHYHSQFDHDRFAQVLKTCPHDWLITYDDSPQVRENFQFANLDEWELQYGMNNYKQGKANKGAELFISNYSLEAPSQPLGDRTPEPLKLIP from the coding sequence ATGCCAACCCTTAAGTCGATTCGCACCCCATTACGTTATCCTGGTGGCAAATCTAAGGCACTTCGTCAGATTTTTGCTAAGTTTCCTCCTGGCTTTGATGCTTATCGAGAACCCTTTGTTGGGGGTGGGTCTGTCTTTATTAAACTTAAGAAGCGGCAACCAGATTTACCGATTTGGATTAACGACTTAAACCCGGATGTTTATTGTTTTTGGACATGCGCTCAGTCTCATTTAACTGAATTTACTCAAGAGGTGCGGCGCATTAAAGAAACTCGTCAGGATGGACGGGAGTTATTTCAAGACTTAGGGACAGTTGACGTAAATCAGCTTTCGGAATTAGAACGGGCGATTCGTTTTTTTGTCCTCAATCGAATTACCTTTTCCGGCACGATTGAGGCGGGAGGCTATTCACAAAAATCTTTTGAACAGCGATTTACAGACTCTTCAATTGACCGCTTAAGTGCCTTGGCTCCGGTGTTAGAGGGAGTTAAAATCACCAATCTTGATTTCAGTGATGTGGTGGAGGCTAACACGGAGTCTGGGGGCGATAATCGCACCTTCATTTTCCTGGACCCCCCCTATCTCAGTGCCACCAAATCCAAACTGTACGGAAAACGGGGTCATTACCATAGCCAGTTCGACCATGACCGTTTTGCCCAAGTCTTGAAAACCTGCCCTCATGACTGGCTGATTACCTATGATGACTCCCCTCAAGTGCGTGAGAATTTCCAGTTTGCTAACCTTGATGAATGGGAACTACAATATGGAATGAATAACTATAAACAAGGAAAAGCAAACAAAGGTGCTGAATTGTTTATTTCTAATTATTCCTTAGAAGCACCATCACAACCGTTGGGCGATCGCACCCCCGAGCCACTTAAGCTGATACCTTAG
- a CDS encoding type II toxin-antitoxin system HicB family antitoxin, translating to MDSLQTTLFNYTVIFEPESDGGYHVFCPMLRGCHSQGDHFEEALANISEAIELYLESLLADGMREPTNP from the coding sequence ATGGACAGTCTCCAAACAACTCTATTCAACTACACTGTCATTTTTGAGCCAGAGTCGGATGGTGGGTATCATGTCTTCTGTCCCATGTTAAGAGGCTGTCATAGCCAAGGCGATCATTTTGAGGAAGCATTGGCGAACATAAGCGAAGCGATAGAATTGTATCTTGAGAGTCTTTTAGCCGATGGCATGAGGGAACCTACCAACCCTTAG